From one Plasmodium knowlesi strain H genome assembly, chromosome: 11 genomic stretch:
- a CDS encoding 3-oxoacyl-(acyl-carrier-protein) synthase, putative: protein MRIYAKALLFQFFILQVYNKRYGFIKNNAQRPETGTFRNVKLYNSYNAKELKKHCETSRVVCTGLGVVNGVGIGLEKFWENLISGYSSIDKITKFDVTGMNCGIGSEIDKKNFNPSDYYTNKKDANRYDDYTHYAVAGTRLAVDDAKIDLQKIDPNKVGTIIGSGIGGLLFLEKEMKTFYEKGHKRVSPYLIPAMIANTSAGLVSIEHNLRGISLGMLSACATSGNTIGEAYRYIKYKEYDVMICGGTEASITPISFAGFNALRALCSGYNDNPKKGCRPFDFKRSGFVMGEGAGILILESYEHALRRNAKIYGEILAYSSESDAFHITSPEPNGRGLCNSINKAIKNANINISDVKYVNAHGTSTHLNDKIETKVLKTVFKDHAYKLHISSTKSMTGHCIGAAGAIESIVCLKTMQTNIIPPTINYENKDAECDLNYTPNKSLHSKENIDISLNTNLGFGGHNTALLFGKITK from the exons GTGTACAACAAGAGGTACGGATTTATCAAGAACAATGCACAAAGACCTGAAACAGGCACCTTCAGAAATGTAAAGCTGTACAACAGTTACAACGCGAAAGAGTTGAAAAAGCACTgtgaa ACATCGAGAGTGGTGTGCACCGGACTTGGCGTCGTAAATGGGGTTGGAATTGGGCTAGAGAAATTTTGGGAGAATCTCATCTCCGGGTATAGCTCGATTGACAAAATTACCAAATTTGACGTAACAGGAATGAACTGCGGCATAGGTAGCGAAAttgataagaaaaatttcaacCCCTCCGATTATTacacaaacaaaaaagatgCTAATCGGTACGATGATTACACGCACTATGCTGTAGCTGGAACAAGGTTGGCCGTAGATGACGCAAAAATTGATTTACAGAAAATTGACCCGAACAAAGTAGGGACGATCATCGGAAGTGGAATCGGTGGTTTGCTTTTtctggaaaaggaaatgaaaacattTTACGAAAAGGGGCATAAGAGAGTAAGTCCTTATTTAATTCCAGCAATGATAGCCAACACATCAGCAGGGTTGGTATCCATCGAACATAATTTAAGAGGAATTTCACTTGGCATGCTAAGTGCGTGTGCAACCTCTGGCAACACAATAGGGGAAGCCTATCGATATATTAAGTATAAAGAATACGATGTGATGATATGTGGAGGCACTGAGGCAAGCATTACTCCTATAAGTTTTGCCGGATTTAATGCATTAAGAGCGTTATGTAGTGGTTATAATGACAACCCCAAAAAAGGGTGTAGACCGTTTGACTTCAAAAGAAGCGGTTTTGTCATGGGTGAAGGGGCCGGGATTTTAATTCTAGAGTCGTATGAGCATGCACTCAGGAGGAATGCCAAAATATATGGAGAAATTTTAGCATATTCTTCCGAAAGCGATGCGTTCCATATCACATCCCCAGAGCCAAATGGACGGGGACTCTGTAATTCAATCAACAAAGCTATAAAGAATGCAAATATAAACATATCTGATGTTAAGTACGTGAATGCACATGGAACTTCTACCCACTTGAATGACAAAATTGAAACGAAGGTATTAAAAACTGTGTTTAAAGACCACGCGTATAAGTTGCATATATCTTCTACTAAAAGTATGACTGGTCATTGCATAGGAGCCGCAGGTGCAATTGAATCCATCGTATGTTTGAAAACAATGCAAACAAATATTATTCCTCCTACCATTAATTACGAAAACAAGGATGCTGAGTGTGACTTAAATTATACACCGAATAAGAGTTTACACTCGAAGGAAAATATTGACATTTCGTTAAATACCAATTTAGGATTTGGTGGACACAACACTGCTCTGTTGTTTgggaaaattacaaaatga